The DNA sequence CAGCTCTCCGGCCACCAGAAAACCTACCGATGGTGAATCCTCCTCTCGGCAGCCTCCAAATAATTAATTCAATCGATTCCTCATCAATTGAACCCAACATCAACAAATCCTAATCCGAAGGAAGCTTGTATCGACACATAGGGCACCGAATTGAAAGCATGGAACGATGCAATTGGTGTGGTATATGTGCTTACATGGAAGCTCATGTGCCTCCGCCCGTAGTTCAAATGCTTCCTTACACATGACGCAATGCGCTCCAGCAGGCACGTGCATCTCCACGATCTCTTCCGTCGTCATCGACTCTATCGCTGCTCTGCCTTGTTTCTTCTGTTCGCACTGTTATGAAACATCTGATCTGCTCCACCGCTCTAAAACCTCTGCTCTACTCCACCATTCTAAAACCTCTGATATGCTCTAATCGATTGAAGAAGCTCACAtaatccttttctttttttcattatttttgcagTTTGGAATTCGAACATGTCGAAGGACAAATACTCTACCAATTTGTCGCGCACCTTCAAGTGCATCTTAGGTTtcgatttaaattattatttcttttttagtAATCACAATTTTGCAATGTGATTTTAATTTAACTGTTTCAGATTTTCGATTAAATagtatttcattctttctttctttttttctgatGCTACCTTACATAACATGGCTTGCTGTTCTTCTTTCTTAGTGTGTGGAATGCGAATATCATGATTTCAGCTACTTAATTCTTATCAATAGGAATTCCATTTATTTTCAATACATGGATTGTTGTTGTGTGCATTATGCTGCATGTTGGTTTTTGCGTGTTGGTTTGGTAGTAGCCACTTATGCTGCTGTATAGTAGTGGTTGCAGTCATAAATTCTAAGAACATGTCTCAGTTTATGTGTAAGAAGTCTTTTCATAGATATATTTAAGATTTAACAATAATGTATTGCCACCATTGTTGTACTATTTTCATACTTATCTTCCAACAAAAATGTTACTTCTCTTCACTCTAATCCTATCCTCCAGTAGTATTTGATAGTAAATATATGCTCTGATATGTGTGCATTTGACATTGCGGATCTTAATTAATTTACTTCGGAGGATGTTACAATTCACGTTGCCTTTTTGGTTACTTTGATGGATTTGTTACAGTTATGTCATGTTAGATATACGTTTACAAATTAATTCTTCTTTTATGGTTGAATTAGGATAAGATGTCTCACAAGAAGTTCGATCACCCGAGACATGGTTCTCTTGGCTTTCTTCCAAGGTAGCTAGCTTCTCGTCATCATGAAAAAGGTTATCTaggtttttgtatttattttttgtatttggtTTTCTTTTTTGAGAAATTTTGGTTAAACTTGTTGCTGTGTGCATTAATTTTAAACTTGTGAGCATGTATCCCTACTTATTTATTCAGAATTAGCTGTGATATCATGTCCTACATGTTGATACTATGACCCTATGAAGACTGATTTACAGTTGATGCATATGATGCCATAGTTGATTTTTAGATAATAGAGGTACATTATTAAcaccaaattttaatattaaaatttcttCATTGTTAAATAGCTAAGTTGTACACATAATTAAAGCTTACTTTCTTTCTAGGTTGTTTTTCCACTTTCAGTAAGTTAGCTCAAAAATTAATTAGGATGGATATGAGTTAGGTAGTGATGAATCTACTCGTCACCAACATAATAATATGATTTTTAGTTTGGAAATCAGATTTCAAGCAAATGTAATGGTTAAAAAGTAGCATGACGAAGAATAAAGTGTGATGGATAGTAATGAGAGTGGAGTAGTGGTATTAATATATTGAAAAAAGATTAATTAGCATAATAAGCTTATAGTGCAGGTTGAGATTTCGAGGCAGGAGATTTTTTAGACAGAATAAAGGAaactattttcttattttattttaaatattaagctTCCTAAGAATTTATGTTGATTATTCCTTCTTGTCTTTTGGCTAAAAAATCAAGCTACTCCAAAAGACTGAGGCAACATTTTTTGACTAAGCTCTGAGACTCTATATTTAGACTGAAGTTTCtctgtaaaatttaaaattggacATTATTGTGTAAATTTATGTTTTTCATGTGTGCAATGCTGATTTTGAGTATtagcttatttttattctatgtACTCTgtagaaataaatatataaagtatATGTGTAGTGCTAATTTTGATTATTAAGCTTCCTAAGCACTTTTCTTATTAGACAACATGTGCATTATTTATGTGAAGCTGAAGTACTTAGTTATTCTGTTTTTCTAATTTTCTCTAGATAGGCTCTAAAGAAACACTACAAGATTTCTGCTTGTTTATGGGAATTTTTTCGTGGAAGTTTTAGAAAACCTCcataacatattttatttatggtAAAATATGAAACCCCCATTGATTAATACTAGTTTAAATTTCTAAGCccatttttccaaaaaaataatgAGTCCCTAATCTACTCTGATCAAACCCAAACAAATTTCACTCCAAACAAAACTTGtccaaaaaattagaagaagaagaagagtaagatcTAATGAAACCTTAGATCTACTTGACGCATCTCTTCGCCATTGTCACCATCAAGCTCGCCGTAGCATTTGAGATCAGAGGGAGAGTAAGCTCGTCGCTCCTAACATTCATCATTGTTGCTACCATTCATGTCCTCGTCGTTGTCCCCATCAAGCTTCTATATCAATGTGTTGTATCCTTTGTCTACATGAAATAACTTCATCATTGTATACTTTCCAATTCTTTCAACTCTTCAACTACATTAACACTTAATTTTCGCATTTTCAATTACAGCGCATGAGTCTCACCGCAGTCAAAGATACCGACGAAGTCATGGAGAGGTACGTCGAGGACTCGCTCGCGATCCTCCCTCCTCTTAGGGATTGCTACCGCACGTGCTGCAGGGGCGCGCCGTCACATGAGAAGCTTAGCCTCGTGGACGTTGGAACAGGTGCTAGTCTTCCCGGAGTTGTTTTTGCCATAGCTTGTCCAGGTGaattttttgctactttttttcCTTGTGTAATTAGATTcagttccttttttctctcagATCTAAAGCTTGAGTCTAATGTGGCTTTCGTTGGTAGGTTGCATCTGTGGATGATCAGGGTCCGCCAGCCTGTTCCCTGTCCAATGGCaccatcttctctttctttttctcttgctTCTTCTTTGTTGCAtgtcttttgtgcttctttgctgcCTCTTAAAACCGTCTCCATTGGCATGCGCCGATACTTTCCTCCTAATTTTGCTTTGTGCTAGGTTGTtgctttgattattttttattcttgatttTTGTTTGGTTAGATTTTTTGTTCCATTAAGATATGTTATTGAGTTCTAAGTTTGTTGATCTATGTTTGGGTTCCTTTGATTGCGAATCAACTTGATTTAAAAGCTCCGAAATTTTTTTGATTGTTGTTTATCTTGGAAGATTTATTATACAAAGGTGCTCCCCATTGAAAACTATTGTTAGCATCTTTGATAGAAATCTAGGAATTTTTGGTTAAATTATTTGGTGTGGTTTATTTGGTTTGGGGTTTGTGCTGTGATAATTAGGAATTGAGTTAGATTAATGGTAACCGATTAATGTTAGTGCATCTGTATTTTTGGATTTCCTGAAATTGTATGATAAAATCATTGTCccttatttatcatttattctGAACTCATCGTGCTCGATTTTCATCTTTCATTGGAACATTTCAGTTTTTTTACATATTTACCAATGTCCCGGGATAACTAACCTATACTTATTTGTTTATGATATTTAGACCTCTCTTTTTATGTTCTTCTTCAGGTTTTTTATGATTGTTGTTACTGATAGGAGCATGGTTCTGGGACTTGGAGATCTTGGAGTTCATGGTTACTTGATCTGtatgttgatttttttatttattttgactaCTTGGTCATTGTTTATATAGCTTATTAGCTGCATTAAGCTCTGTTATTCAGTTCTAGGTTTCCAAATCTCTGTTTGGGTTCCTTGGACTACCTGTCTACTTGAATTTAAAGTTTGAGAGTTTATAGTTATTTGATTATGATATTTATATCTCTCTTTTTGCGTTCTTTTTTAGGTTTTTATGATTGTTGTTACTGATAGGAGCAGAGTTCCAGGACATGGTGATCTTGGGAGTTCGTAGAATTGGCATCTTCATTAGGATGCTTGATTtgtattttgcttttttttcttttttttttactacttggTCTTTGTATATATTATTGGCTGCATTAAGCTCTGTTATTCAGTTTTGAGTTTCCTGATCTTTGTTTGGTTACATTCGATTTCCTGTGCATTTGAGTCTAATAGTTTGGAGTTTTATAGTTAATTGATTATGATATTTAGAGCTCTTTTTTACGTTCTTTTccaggtttttatgatttttgttaCCGATGGCAAGAAAGTTTCACGCCAAGACATTGATCTTGTAAGCAAATCCTACTAGCTTGTCAGGAagctaatttatatatatatatatatatatatataatcttaaaACAAAATTGTTTACAGATGTAGAATTTGATAGAAAGGTGCCTATAATTATATATGAACAAAGATGAAGTTGTGAAAACATTTTTTACCAGAGCAAGGATAGATCCTGGATTTACAACTCTAGGTATCCATCTTGACATTCTATGTAATGTAATTTACCCTTTTCATCCTTTTAGTAATATAAATAGTTGATTGTATGagttattcaatttttatttgaaCAGAATGGTTATCTATTACCTAAATTATTGAtgtaatttgtttgatttttccaCCTTGTATTTAGTATGGCAGAAGCTGAATGAAGAGAATGATGATTTGTTCAATCATTTCCACCGCTATAAACACATTTTTGCTCTCATTTTCTGGTACTTTTTTTAAGTCTACCTTTTGCTATGATTGATGTCATAACCTGATGTATTGTTCAATTTTCTTTGAAGTGGTATCTTCCTTACTAGCAATCATTGTGAagaataattttctttattagGTTTTGATCAACACAATGTAGAAAATGCTATCTAAATTATTCCTAATATGTTGTTAGCTCTACCGTGTACCTTCAGAAGAAGGTGGTTTAAGAAAATGGTTGGTTCTACTTTTCTAGTACTTGCTACAAAATTAGgggtaaaaaaatatgaattttctaTAGACATTGGATGTTTATTCGGGGATACAAGTGAGCATTGCAGGTTTTCCTTGCCATCTGTTCATTCTTGTTTACTCTTTAGTTTTACCACACTTCTGCTTTTAA is a window from the Arachis hypogaea cultivar Tifrunner chromosome 17, arahy.Tifrunner.gnm2.J5K5, whole genome shotgun sequence genome containing:
- the LOC112763415 gene encoding uncharacterized protein, whose product is MSLTAVKDTDEVMERYVEDSLAILPPLRDCYRTCCRGAPSHEKLSLVDVGTGASLPGVVFAIACPGAWFWDLEILEFMLISCIKLCYSVLGFQISVWVFMIVVTDRSRVPGHGDLGSS